In Brevibacterium zhoupengii, the following are encoded in one genomic region:
- a CDS encoding ABC transporter ATP-binding protein, producing MLTLKEVSLRKGKRTYLDEVSFTAQAGRITAIVGSRSAGRTELVRVIMGLISPDEGTVKLEDFELDFGDRQNFGYLPAERGGYPNMRVIDQIVYLARLHGITLGAAERNALTLLSRLELADRGYAPLKNLSGTEIARVDIAAILAADPDVVIIDDAFSGLDSQSTELVMSLLRAHAASGVPVILATDNWEAAQAHADDVIVLSQGRTSVTGSVEELRADVKYRVELADAEAAAKTLESRADVSDVAILDSADNVISFRAADAGAAAQTVAALNGVKSFESVRPTLAEQYKEAL from the coding sequence GTGCTCACACTGAAAGAGGTTTCCCTGCGCAAGGGAAAGCGAACTTATCTCGACGAGGTGAGTTTCACCGCGCAGGCAGGCCGGATCACTGCAATCGTCGGATCCCGTTCAGCCGGTCGGACCGAGCTGGTTCGCGTCATCATGGGGCTGATCTCGCCCGATGAGGGCACCGTCAAGCTCGAGGACTTCGAGCTCGACTTCGGCGATCGTCAGAACTTCGGATATCTGCCCGCCGAGCGCGGTGGCTACCCGAACATGCGCGTGATCGATCAGATCGTCTACCTGGCGCGTCTGCACGGCATCACGCTCGGAGCAGCGGAGCGCAATGCGCTGACTCTGCTCTCGCGCCTCGAACTCGCCGATCGCGGCTACGCCCCGCTGAAGAACCTCAGCGGCACCGAGATCGCCCGCGTCGACATCGCAGCGATCCTGGCCGCCGATCCCGATGTCGTCATCATCGACGACGCCTTCTCCGGACTCGACTCGCAGTCAACCGAACTTGTGATGTCCCTGCTGCGTGCCCACGCAGCCTCAGGTGTGCCAGTCATCCTGGCCACCGACAATTGGGAAGCCGCGCAGGCCCATGCCGACGACGTCATCGTCCTCAGCCAAGGACGGACCAGCGTGACCGGCAGCGTGGAAGAGCTGCGTGCGGATGTGAAGTACCGGGTGGAGCTTGCCGACGCCGAGGCGGCTGCCAAGACATTGGAGAGCCGCGCGGACGTCAGCGACGTTGCGATCCTCGACTCCGCAGACAACGTCATCAGCTTCCGGGCCGCCGATGCGGGTGCGGCCGCACAGACCGTGGCAGCACTGAATGGTGTGAAGAGTTTCGAGAGTGTTCGCCCGACATTGGCCGAGCAGTACAAGGAGGCTTTGTGA
- the pyrE gene encoding orotate phosphoribosyltransferase, translating into MTDSADTRRQLLDLIDELAVVRGKVTLSSGREADYYLDLRRVTLDHRSAPLIGDVVLDLLASEGLLEQVDAVGGLTMGADPVGTAVMHRSVVRGTPVDSFVVRKEAKKHGMSRRVEGPDVAGKRVVAVEDTSTTGGSVLTAVEALKEAGAEVVAVAVVMDRDTGAKERVEATGIPYLTALTTSDLGLD; encoded by the coding sequence ATGACCGATAGCGCAGACACCCGCCGACAGTTGCTCGACCTCATCGACGAACTCGCCGTGGTTCGTGGCAAGGTGACCCTCTCATCAGGCAGGGAAGCTGACTATTACCTGGATCTGCGCCGGGTCACTCTCGACCATCGATCTGCACCTCTGATCGGCGATGTGGTGCTCGACCTCCTGGCTTCCGAAGGCCTGCTGGAGCAGGTCGACGCCGTGGGCGGTCTGACGATGGGAGCCGATCCGGTCGGCACCGCCGTCATGCACCGCTCCGTCGTTCGCGGCACCCCGGTGGATTCCTTCGTCGTCCGCAAGGAAGCGAAGAAGCACGGGATGTCTCGTCGCGTTGAGGGCCCCGATGTCGCTGGCAAACGGGTCGTTGCGGTCGAGGACACCTCCACCACGGGCGGTTCGGTGCTCACCGCTGTCGAGGCTCTCAAGGAGGCCGGGGCCGAGGTGGTGGCCGTGGCCGTGGTCATGGACCGTGACACGGGAGCCAAGGAGCGGGTCGAGGCGACAGGAATTCCGTATCTCACGGCATTGACGACAAGCGATCTTGGGTTGGACTGA
- a CDS encoding GlsB/YeaQ/YmgE family stress response membrane protein: MGFIAYLILGLIAGAIAKAILPGKQGGGLIATLIIGVIGAMIGGWLGGAIFGVQMDAFFSISSWLCAIGGSLIVLLIWGFITNKMGKKDKTA; encoded by the coding sequence ATGGGTTTCATCGCATACTTGATTCTCGGACTCATCGCCGGTGCCATTGCCAAGGCCATTCTGCCGGGCAAGCAGGGCGGCGGACTCATCGCCACACTCATCATCGGCGTCATCGGAGCCATGATCGGCGGATGGCTCGGAGGCGCGATCTTCGGCGTCCAGATGGATGCCTTCTTCTCGATCTCGTCCTGGCTGTGCGCGATCGGCGGCTCGCTGATCGTTCTGCTCATCTGGGGCTTCATCACCAACAAGATGGGCAAGAAGGACAAAACCGCCTGA
- a CDS encoding alkaline shock response membrane anchor protein AmaP, with protein MNEHVGSGAEPDQTNDDLQRESDAQLRGVIDEYMATFEPEPEDTAGVRERILQLVRDDLYRGPSTRLQTEHGHPFSISTAAVRAIVRRAVDSVDGIRARSVDVEPAGDPDGSAATVSLTLAMRAGISFAPTAEAIRSAVSAAVLDELGIPAVRIDINAEDVYVD; from the coding sequence ATGAACGAACATGTCGGCTCCGGCGCTGAACCCGACCAGACGAACGATGATCTCCAGCGGGAATCAGACGCTCAGCTTCGCGGTGTCATCGACGAATACATGGCCACGTTCGAACCCGAACCTGAGGACACTGCCGGGGTGCGCGAGCGCATCCTCCAGCTGGTCAGAGACGACCTGTACCGGGGCCCCTCGACCCGTCTGCAGACCGAACATGGTCACCCGTTCTCGATCTCCACAGCCGCGGTGCGTGCAATCGTGCGCAGGGCCGTCGACTCGGTGGACGGCATCCGTGCTCGCAGCGTCGACGTCGAACCCGCCGGTGATCCCGACGGCAGCGCGGCGACGGTGTCGTTGACACTGGCCATGCGCGCAGGCATCTCCTTCGCGCCCACCGCCGAGGCGATCCGAAGTGCCGTGTCCGCCGCGGTTCTGGACGAACTCGGGATTCCAGCTGTCAGGATCGATATCAATGCTGAGGATGTGTACGTTGACTGA
- a CDS encoding RNA polymerase sigma factor, which yields MTRHDDRFDLVTLVVRAREGDIDAFESLVDRYETKLLRFCLRTLGDRQDAEDVVQDTLVQAWKSLNALSEPSAFGTWIYRLASNKCTDMLRRRMARPSDAQDPDDMSIHPDGRASVEKSVEARTALQHFSSVLQTLSSEQRVTWVLHQMEGLSYAEVAATLGISEGSVRGRIHRARTAIMEGMEGWT from the coding sequence ATGACAAGGCACGATGATCGGTTCGATCTCGTCACCCTGGTCGTGCGCGCGAGGGAAGGAGATATCGATGCCTTCGAGTCGCTGGTCGACCGGTATGAGACGAAGCTGCTGCGATTCTGCCTGCGCACGCTCGGCGACCGGCAGGATGCTGAAGACGTCGTGCAGGACACGCTGGTGCAGGCGTGGAAATCGCTGAACGCCCTGAGCGAACCTTCCGCCTTCGGTACGTGGATCTACCGCTTGGCATCGAACAAGTGCACCGACATGCTGCGGCGGCGGATGGCCAGACCCTCGGATGCGCAGGATCCCGATGATATGAGCATCCACCCGGACGGGCGTGCATCGGTTGAGAAGTCCGTCGAAGCACGCACCGCTCTCCAGCATTTCTCAAGCGTTCTCCAGACGCTCTCGTCAGAACAGCGGGTAACCTGGGTGCTCCACCAGATGGAGGGCCTCAGCTACGCCGAGGTGGCGGCAACTCTGGGCATCAGCGAAGGCAGTGTACGCGGCCGCATCCACCGGGCCCGAACTGCCATCATGGAGGGGATGGAAGGATGGACATGA